A window from Hemicordylus capensis ecotype Gifberg chromosome 2, rHemCap1.1.pri, whole genome shotgun sequence encodes these proteins:
- the LOC128343599 gene encoding zinc finger protein 18-like isoform X5: MEQKSLSPKLEEGLEGAGKATNATQPLLRTEQRGWRASREGKRESRKRMQERWEAQWQEFLKTLQAPHLTWREPQPLETTPWEDTKAFLASFEQVAKACRWPRGEWAARLLPALSGEAEEAFSLLEARDKEDYEKVKAAILRGDAMRRETQRQHFRQFCCQQVEEPWRVYSQLQELCCQWLKPEKHTKEQILELLILEQFLASLPVEIQSWIRAGGPDSCSQAVALAEDFLMSQREAVSGKWQGPSQEGCVSSLEAKEEPSETALGQSYKEAKPSSGGEVNLLDSGIKCPSDSSPVLPPEEQEMASAGLTEELLNFKEADMSLHMAEQTRAQPGQRTMFWQILQEDHENLDSLEGLLIPKPGLTSNSEKEEMFHLLSVGCERLSGHDSGAEKRHQVKVQNLQQRETGPEEMHNSLSEIAQWSIM; this comes from the exons ATGGAGCAAAAATCTCTAAGTCCAAAGCTAGAAGAGGGACTGGAAGGAGCTGGAAAAGCTACAAATGCAACTCAGCCTCTACTCAGGACAGAGCAACGTGGATGGAGAGCATCACGAGAGGGCAAACGGGAATCCCGCAAGAGGATGCAAGAGCGCTGGGAAGCCCAATGGCAGGAATTTCTGAAGACTCTGCAAGCTCCTCACTTGACATGGCGGGAGCCCCAGCCGTTGGAGACCACGCCATGGGAAGATACCAAGGCCTTTCTGGCCTCCTTTGAGCAAGTTGCCAAAGCCTGTCGGTGGCCTAGAGGAGAGTGGGCAGCCCGACTCCTGCCAGCCCTTAGCGGAGAGGCAGAAGAGGCCTTCAGCCTCCTAGAAGCTAGAGATAAGGAGGACTATGAGAAAGTGAAGGCCGCCATCTTGAGAGGGGATGCCATGAGAAGGGAGACACAGCGCCAgcacttcaggcagttctgctgcCAACAGGTTGAAGAACCATGGAGGGTTTACAGCCAGCTGCAGGAGCTTTGCtgccagtggctgaagccagagaagCACACGAAGGAGCAGATCCTGGAGCtgctgatcctggagcagttcctggccaGCCTGCCAGTAGAAATCCAGAGCTGGATCCGAGCAGGAGGGCCAGACAGCTGTTCCCAGGCTGTGGCCCTGGCAGAGGATTTCCTGATGAGCCAGAGAGAGGCAGTGTCAGGGAAATGGCAG GGGCCGTCACAGGAGGGGTGTGTGAGTTCTCTGGAGGCGAAGGAGGAACCCTCGGAGACGGCCTTGGGACAGAGCTACAAAGAAGCCAAGCCGAGCAGTGGTGGGGAGGTCAATTTACTGG ACAGTGGAATCAAATGCCCAAGTGATTCCAGTCCAGTGCTTCCTCCAGAAGAACAGGAAATGGCCAGTGCTGGGTTGACTGAG GAACTCCTGAATTTCAAGGAGGCAGACATGTCTTTGCACATGGCCGAACAGACTCGGGCACAACCTGGCCAACGGACCATGTTCTGGCAAATTCTGCAGGAAGATCATGAGAACCTGGATTCTTTGG AGGGACTTTTGATTCCCAAACCTGGCCTCACCTCCAACTCGGAAAAAGAAGAAATGTTCCACCTGTTGTCTGTCGGATGTGAGAGACTCTCGGGCCATGATTCAG GTGCTGAGAAGAGACATCAAGTCAAGGTGCAGAACCTGCAACAGAGAGAAACTGGGCCAGAGGAAATGCACAACTCATTATCAGAAATAGCCCAGTGGAGCATCATGTGA
- the LOC128343599 gene encoding zinc finger protein 232-like isoform X4, with translation MEQKSLSPKLEEGLEGAGKATNATQPLLRTEQRGWRASREGKRESRKRMQERWEAQWQEFLKTLQAPHLTWREPQPLETTPWEDTKAFLASFEQVAKACRWPRGEWAARLLPALSGEAEEAFSLLEARDKEDYEKVKAAILRGDAMRRETQRQHFRQFCCQQVEEPWRVYSQLQELCCQWLKPEKHTKEQILELLILEQFLASLPVEIQSWIRAGGPDSCSQAVALAEDFLMSQREAVSGKWQGPSQEGCVSSLEAKEEPSETALGQSYKEAKPSSGGEVNLLDSGIKCPSDSSPVLPPEEQEMASAGLTEELLNFKEADMSLHMAEQTRAQPGQRTMFWQILQEDHENLDSLEGLLIPKPGLTSNSEKEEMFHLLSVGCERLSGHDSVTESVSCLASTCSMHSPTESSQSSIFDHQLQDHSHYSAVNYSRPRCAEKRHQVKVQNLQQRETGPEEMHNSLSEIAQWSIM, from the exons ATGGAGCAAAAATCTCTAAGTCCAAAGCTAGAAGAGGGACTGGAAGGAGCTGGAAAAGCTACAAATGCAACTCAGCCTCTACTCAGGACAGAGCAACGTGGATGGAGAGCATCACGAGAGGGCAAACGGGAATCCCGCAAGAGGATGCAAGAGCGCTGGGAAGCCCAATGGCAGGAATTTCTGAAGACTCTGCAAGCTCCTCACTTGACATGGCGGGAGCCCCAGCCGTTGGAGACCACGCCATGGGAAGATACCAAGGCCTTTCTGGCCTCCTTTGAGCAAGTTGCCAAAGCCTGTCGGTGGCCTAGAGGAGAGTGGGCAGCCCGACTCCTGCCAGCCCTTAGCGGAGAGGCAGAAGAGGCCTTCAGCCTCCTAGAAGCTAGAGATAAGGAGGACTATGAGAAAGTGAAGGCCGCCATCTTGAGAGGGGATGCCATGAGAAGGGAGACACAGCGCCAgcacttcaggcagttctgctgcCAACAGGTTGAAGAACCATGGAGGGTTTACAGCCAGCTGCAGGAGCTTTGCtgccagtggctgaagccagagaagCACACGAAGGAGCAGATCCTGGAGCtgctgatcctggagcagttcctggccaGCCTGCCAGTAGAAATCCAGAGCTGGATCCGAGCAGGAGGGCCAGACAGCTGTTCCCAGGCTGTGGCCCTGGCAGAGGATTTCCTGATGAGCCAGAGAGAGGCAGTGTCAGGGAAATGGCAG GGGCCGTCACAGGAGGGGTGTGTGAGTTCTCTGGAGGCGAAGGAGGAACCCTCGGAGACGGCCTTGGGACAGAGCTACAAAGAAGCCAAGCCGAGCAGTGGTGGGGAGGTCAATTTACTGG ACAGTGGAATCAAATGCCCAAGTGATTCCAGTCCAGTGCTTCCTCCAGAAGAACAGGAAATGGCCAGTGCTGGGTTGACTGAG GAACTCCTGAATTTCAAGGAGGCAGACATGTCTTTGCACATGGCCGAACAGACTCGGGCACAACCTGGCCAACGGACCATGTTCTGGCAAATTCTGCAGGAAGATCATGAGAACCTGGATTCTTTGG AGGGACTTTTGATTCCCAAACCTGGCCTCACCTCCAACTCGGAAAAAGAAGAAATGTTCCACCTGTTGTCTGTCGGATGTGAGAGACTCTCGGGCCATGATTCAG TAACGGAATCAGTTTCCTGTTTGGCTTCAACATGTTCCATGCACAGTCCAACAGAAAGTAGTCAGTCTTCTATATTTGACCACCAGTTACAAGACCATAGCCATTATTCTGCAGTGAACTACAGTAGGCCTAGGT GTGCTGAGAAGAGACATCAAGTCAAGGTGCAGAACCTGCAACAGAGAGAAACTGGGCCAGAGGAAATGCACAACTCATTATCAGAAATAGCCCAGTGGAGCATCATGTGA
- the LOC128343599 gene encoding uncharacterized protein LOC128343599 isoform X3, which translates to MEQKSLSPKLEEGLEGAGKATNATQPLLRTEQRGWRASREGKRESRKRMQERWEAQWQEFLKTLQAPHLTWREPQPLETTPWEDTKAFLASFEQVAKACRWPRGEWAARLLPALSGEAEEAFSLLEARDKEDYEKVKAAILRGDAMRRETQRQHFRQFCCQQVEEPWRVYSQLQELCCQWLKPEKHTKEQILELLILEQFLASLPVEIQSWIRAGGPDSCSQAVALAEDFLMSQREAVSGKWQGPSQEGCVSSLEAKEEPSETALGQSYKEAKPSSGGEVNLLDSGIKCPSDSSPVLPPEEQEMASAGLTEELLNFKEADMSLHMAEQTRAQPGQRTMFWQILQEDHENLDSLEGLLIPKPGLTSNSEKEEMFHLLSVGCERLSGHDSVTESVSCLASTCSMHSPTESSQSSIFDHQLQDHSHYSAVNYSRPRFIAAGYGVMPLPPAEKQRQYRQRLKERTCYEEVKKKDRERKAASMKRMTPDQMKHFRECHRQAQRRYKDRLKKRNLPSAETVDCQSADRRCSVHLKQ; encoded by the exons ATGGAGCAAAAATCTCTAAGTCCAAAGCTAGAAGAGGGACTGGAAGGAGCTGGAAAAGCTACAAATGCAACTCAGCCTCTACTCAGGACAGAGCAACGTGGATGGAGAGCATCACGAGAGGGCAAACGGGAATCCCGCAAGAGGATGCAAGAGCGCTGGGAAGCCCAATGGCAGGAATTTCTGAAGACTCTGCAAGCTCCTCACTTGACATGGCGGGAGCCCCAGCCGTTGGAGACCACGCCATGGGAAGATACCAAGGCCTTTCTGGCCTCCTTTGAGCAAGTTGCCAAAGCCTGTCGGTGGCCTAGAGGAGAGTGGGCAGCCCGACTCCTGCCAGCCCTTAGCGGAGAGGCAGAAGAGGCCTTCAGCCTCCTAGAAGCTAGAGATAAGGAGGACTATGAGAAAGTGAAGGCCGCCATCTTGAGAGGGGATGCCATGAGAAGGGAGACACAGCGCCAgcacttcaggcagttctgctgcCAACAGGTTGAAGAACCATGGAGGGTTTACAGCCAGCTGCAGGAGCTTTGCtgccagtggctgaagccagagaagCACACGAAGGAGCAGATCCTGGAGCtgctgatcctggagcagttcctggccaGCCTGCCAGTAGAAATCCAGAGCTGGATCCGAGCAGGAGGGCCAGACAGCTGTTCCCAGGCTGTGGCCCTGGCAGAGGATTTCCTGATGAGCCAGAGAGAGGCAGTGTCAGGGAAATGGCAG GGGCCGTCACAGGAGGGGTGTGTGAGTTCTCTGGAGGCGAAGGAGGAACCCTCGGAGACGGCCTTGGGACAGAGCTACAAAGAAGCCAAGCCGAGCAGTGGTGGGGAGGTCAATTTACTGG ACAGTGGAATCAAATGCCCAAGTGATTCCAGTCCAGTGCTTCCTCCAGAAGAACAGGAAATGGCCAGTGCTGGGTTGACTGAG GAACTCCTGAATTTCAAGGAGGCAGACATGTCTTTGCACATGGCCGAACAGACTCGGGCACAACCTGGCCAACGGACCATGTTCTGGCAAATTCTGCAGGAAGATCATGAGAACCTGGATTCTTTGG AGGGACTTTTGATTCCCAAACCTGGCCTCACCTCCAACTCGGAAAAAGAAGAAATGTTCCACCTGTTGTCTGTCGGATGTGAGAGACTCTCGGGCCATGATTCAG TAACGGAATCAGTTTCCTGTTTGGCTTCAACATGTTCCATGCACAGTCCAACAGAAAGTAGTCAGTCTTCTATATTTGACCACCAGTTACAAGACCATAGCCATTATTCTGCAGTGAACTACAGTAGGCCTAGGT TTATTGCTGCAGGTTATGGAGTTATGCCACTTCCTCCTGCTGAAAAGCAGAGGCAGTACCGCCAAAGATTGAAAGAAAGAACCTGTTATGAAGAGGTCAAAAAGAAGGACCGTGAACGCAAGGCAGCTAGTATGAAAAGGATGACTCCAGACCAAATGAAGCACTTCAGAGAGTGTCACAGACAGGCTCAGAGAAGATACAAGGACAGACTTAAAAAGAGAAATCTCCCTTCAGCAGAGACCGTGGACTGTCAATCAGCTGATAGAAGATGCTCTgtacatttaaaacaataa